From Deferrivibrio essentukiensis, one genomic window encodes:
- a CDS encoding YggT family protein produces MGLISILIKFYIIILMLRGVMTRQELYFNPAGKFVAAATEPIFSTLFKKLTKASTDKLIPILIIFLTVIYALLMALFYGDLISSLIRSISDILGFLMLFYIASVYLGSFVNTYSAGAYTTYFYRIGLFWVKLTRTFIKISGNKIILPTIIVIFLAYVITHTLLLSAVSVMGGKVDFIFLLKTSTKSGLMEFVGVFRIITWLIIIRTLMSWVSPDPRNPIVQMLITITDPIIEPIRKVIPPFGMIDLSPIIALLIIEFCRIFLIRLISLIFV; encoded by the coding sequence ATGGGACTAATTTCAATACTTATTAAATTTTATATTATTATTTTAATGTTGCGGGGAGTAATGACAAGGCAGGAATTATACTTTAATCCGGCAGGTAAGTTTGTAGCCGCTGCAACTGAGCCTATATTTTCAACACTTTTTAAAAAGCTTACAAAAGCCAGCACTGATAAACTTATACCAATCTTGATTATTTTTTTGACAGTTATTTACGCACTATTAATGGCACTTTTTTACGGAGATTTAATTTCATCTTTAATTAGAAGTATTAGTGATATTTTAGGTTTTTTAATGCTATTTTATATAGCTTCGGTCTATTTAGGTAGTTTTGTAAATACTTATTCAGCAGGAGCATATACTACTTATTTTTACAGAATTGGTCTTTTTTGGGTAAAATTAACCAGAACATTTATAAAAATTTCAGGCAATAAAATTATACTACCTACCATCATTGTTATATTTCTTGCTTATGTAATTACTCACACACTTTTATTAAGTGCTGTAAGCGTAATGGGGGGTAAGGTTGACTTTATATTTCTACTTAAAACCTCTACAAAGTCAGGCTTAATGGAATTTGTAGGTGTTTTTAGGATAATTACATGGCTTATAATAATCAGGACGTTAATGTCATGGGTGAGTCCTGACCCAAGAAATCCTATTGTACAAATGCTTATAACCATTACTGACCCTATTATTGAGCCAATTAGAAAGGTAATACCGCCATTTGGAATGATTGACTTATCGCCGATTATTGCACTGCTCATTATTGAATTTTGTAGAATTTTTCTAATAAGACTAATAAGTTTGATATTTGTATGA
- a CDS encoding YggS family pyridoxal phosphate-dependent enzyme, which translates to MSEIKKNLENIYERIELAASKSGRKIDAITLVAVSKTYPAEKIIEAYNCGQYIFGENRVQEALDKIGILKDYKDIKFHLIGHLQTNKVKYLKDNFSLIHSVDRIELVNEMEKRFSKLNRIQDILIQVNVAKEPQKSGVLPEDFDVLLDKVLKSNFLNLKGLMMIPPFLDNPEDNRIYFRKMYELFEKVNTLKKVEYLSMGMSDDFEIAIQEGSNMVRIGSAIFGKRG; encoded by the coding sequence ATGAGTGAAATAAAAAAGAATTTGGAAAATATTTACGAAAGGATTGAATTAGCTGCATCAAAATCTGGCAGAAAAATAGATGCAATTACCCTTGTAGCAGTCAGTAAAACTTACCCTGCTGAAAAGATAATAGAAGCTTATAATTGCGGTCAATATATTTTTGGAGAGAATAGGGTTCAGGAAGCCCTTGATAAAATTGGGATTTTAAAAGATTATAAAGATATAAAATTTCATCTTATAGGGCATCTTCAAACAAATAAAGTGAAATATCTCAAGGATAACTTTTCTCTTATTCACTCAGTAGATAGGATTGAACTTGTAAATGAGATGGAAAAAAGGTTTTCAAAACTTAATAGAATCCAAGATATACTTATTCAGGTAAATGTCGCAAAAGAGCCTCAAAAGTCAGGTGTATTGCCTGAAGATTTTGATGTTTTACTTGATAAAGTCCTAAAAAGTAATTTTTTAAATCTAAAAGGGCTAATGATGATTCCGCCTTTTCTTGATAATCCTGAAGACAATAGAATATATTTTAGAAAAATGTATGAACTCTTTGAAAAGGTAAATACTCTTAAGAAGGTTGAATATCTTTCTATGGGTATGAGTGATGATTTTGAGATTGCAATCCAAGAAGGCTCAAATATGGTAAGAATAGGCTCTGCTATTTTTGGAAAAAGGGGATAA
- a CDS encoding polyphenol oxidase family protein: protein MLIAKQGIMYIKPYGLPENILSITTTRHTGFSKSEYASLNFGFHVDDNPLDVEKNYDKLSTVFKLDKVITLTQIHSNTIINLDNTDNLNSFAGALTGDGLITKKTNLPIGIMTADCFNVQLIGKEYIANLHCGWKSIYLGIIENCLKIFADNEDIVEYAVIGPGICENCYTVGKDLAIKFSDLVREKSIFHIKGDNYLLNLRKIIKLKLENFVNNVIDLNYCTYCSDFLYSYRKSNKTGRMISILMKYE, encoded by the coding sequence ATGTTAATAGCTAAACAAGGTATTATGTATATAAAACCTTACGGTTTGCCTGAAAATATTTTAAGTATCACTACCACAAGGCATACCGGATTTAGCAAATCTGAATACGCTTCATTAAATTTCGGCTTTCATGTAGATGATAATCCTTTAGATGTAGAAAAAAATTATGACAAATTATCTACAGTTTTTAAGCTTGATAAGGTTATTACACTTACACAAATTCATTCAAATACAATAATCAATTTGGATAATACAGATAATTTAAATTCCTTTGCAGGTGCCCTTACAGGTGATGGTCTAATTACAAAAAAAACTAATCTACCAATTGGTATAATGACAGCAGACTGTTTTAACGTACAATTAATAGGGAAGGAATATATTGCAAATCTCCACTGCGGTTGGAAGAGTATTTACTTAGGTATTATTGAAAACTGCTTGAAAATTTTTGCAGATAATGAAGATATTGTAGAATATGCTGTTATTGGACCTGGAATATGTGAAAACTGCTATACTGTAGGCAAAGATTTGGCGATAAAATTTTCAGATTTAGTTAGAGAAAAAAGTATATTCCATATAAAAGGTGATAACTACTTGCTTAATTTAAGAAAAATAATCAAATTAAAACTTGAGAATTTTGTTAATAATGTTATAGATTTAAATTATTGCACATATTGCAGTGATTTCCTATATTCATACAGGAAATCTAATAAAACAGGGAGAATGATTTCAATATTGATGAAGTATGAGTGA
- a CDS encoding radical SAM protein, with the protein MEKWAVIKHYRDILDSEEGYILKNGSIKVATLYPNKYEIASQNLGFQEVYKFLNSIEDVVCERIVLDFYEDNLSIETQKFFAEFEVIFVSINYEEDVLNLIRFLKAQHIKPFNYERDNSTPLIIAGGVLTFLNPRLLLNVADIQLIGDLEPMKDDIISMLTNFSSKNERISFLTTLDYSVFSGRKDKAKVVHKKDRTPVCSSIKTVSGEFANEFLVELSIGCKYGCRFCSASYIYRPYRIMDFNKFYEIIENYSFSDDIGIISAVFGDLPDIQTHMEKLKNMGKNISVSSLRIDTLTESLISLLKDCNVKSITIAEETVSEKLKKIIKKEIKDEDIYNVVELIAHSGILNLKLYYMIGLPGETIDDVKLLIKRVEKIVDIFTKKQAEKFKRLGKVKLSINIFIPKPFTPMQYFPLEDKKSINNKIKLLNKELRKIPNLKFSIMSHSTAYLQATISRAEDNIDELYQLFLESNDIKTALKNFKSNAYEQFDENKQLVWEKLISHNFDINILKREFTTARKILEDWS; encoded by the coding sequence ATGGAAAAATGGGCAGTAATTAAACATTACAGAGATATATTGGACAGTGAAGAAGGATATATACTTAAAAATGGCTCTATAAAAGTTGCAACGCTATATCCAAATAAATATGAAATTGCCTCCCAAAATCTTGGTTTTCAGGAGGTATACAAATTTTTAAACTCAATTGAAGATGTCGTATGCGAAAGGATTGTTTTAGACTTTTACGAAGATAATCTCTCCATTGAAACCCAAAAGTTTTTTGCTGAATTTGAAGTAATTTTTGTTAGCATTAATTATGAAGAAGATGTTTTAAATCTTATAAGATTTTTAAAAGCTCAACATATAAAGCCATTTAATTATGAAAGAGACAACAGTACGCCGCTAATTATTGCAGGCGGTGTTTTGACATTTTTAAACCCTAGGCTTCTTTTAAATGTTGCTGACATTCAATTAATTGGTGATTTAGAGCCAATGAAAGATGACATAATCTCAATGTTGACAAATTTTAGCAGTAAAAACGAAAGAATATCTTTTTTAACTACATTAGATTACAGTGTTTTTTCAGGGCGTAAAGATAAGGCTAAAGTAGTACACAAGAAAGATAGGACCCCAGTCTGCTCATCTATAAAAACAGTAAGTGGGGAATTTGCGAACGAATTTCTTGTGGAGCTCAGCATAGGTTGCAAATACGGTTGCAGGTTTTGCTCAGCATCATATATTTACAGGCCTTACAGGATAATGGATTTTAATAAATTTTACGAAATAATTGAGAATTATTCTTTTAGTGATGACATTGGAATTATCAGTGCTGTTTTTGGTGATTTGCCTGACATACAAACTCATATGGAAAAGTTAAAAAATATGGGGAAAAATATTTCTGTCTCTTCACTTAGAATTGACACATTAACCGAAAGTTTGATTTCACTTTTGAAAGATTGCAATGTTAAGTCAATAACTATTGCAGAGGAAACTGTCTCGGAAAAACTTAAAAAAATAATAAAAAAAGAGATTAAAGACGAAGATATTTATAATGTAGTAGAACTTATTGCTCATTCCGGGATTTTGAATCTAAAATTATATTATATGATTGGATTGCCCGGGGAAACAATAGATGATGTAAAATTGTTAATTAAGCGGGTTGAAAAGATTGTTGATATTTTTACTAAAAAACAGGCAGAAAAATTCAAACGACTTGGTAAAGTCAAGCTATCTATAAATATATTTATTCCAAAACCTTTTACCCCTATGCAGTATTTTCCCCTTGAAGATAAAAAATCCATAAATAACAAAATTAAACTTCTCAATAAAGAGCTTCGTAAAATACCAAATCTAAAGTTTAGCATAATGTCCCATAGTACGGCATATCTTCAGGCGACGATATCAAGAGCTGAAGATAATATAGATGAATTATACCAATTATTTTTAGAGTCTAACGATATAAAAACTGCACTTAAAAACTTTAAGTCAAATGCATATGAACAGTTCGATGAAAATAAACAACTTGTATGGGAAAAGTTGATATCACATAATTTTGATATAAATATATTAAAACGTGAATTTACTACGGCAAGAAAAATATTAGAGGATTGGTCATAA
- the fliS gene encoding flagellar export chaperone FliS, producing the protein MVSNPYRTYLKNEIEGATKGKLILLLYDGAIKFLRQANKYIELKDIPNAHQNIIKAENIIYELMSTLNMDAGEIAENLLKLYDFMVWQLIEANKEKNSEKINTVIKLLTNLREAWKVIVEKEQEVESEAENKKRSVNFAG; encoded by the coding sequence ATGGTTTCAAATCCTTACAGAACGTATCTTAAAAATGAAATTGAAGGTGCAACAAAAGGGAAGTTGATTTTGCTCTTATACGATGGAGCAATAAAGTTTTTAAGACAAGCAAATAAATATATTGAGCTCAAAGATATTCCCAATGCACACCAAAATATTATAAAAGCCGAAAATATTATTTACGAGCTAATGTCTACTTTAAATATGGACGCAGGTGAAATAGCAGAAAATTTACTAAAGCTTTATGACTTTATGGTATGGCAGCTTATTGAAGCAAATAAAGAAAAAAATAGTGAGAAAATAAATACCGTAATAAAATTACTAACTAATTTAAGAGAAGCTTGGAAAGTAATAGTTGAAAAAGAGCAAGAAGTGGAAAGTGAAGCTGAAAATAAAAAGAGGTCGGTTAATTTTGCCGGGTGA
- the fliD gene encoding flagellar filament capping protein FliD: MDALRIGGIISGLDTNGIVETLTQQAKQTYYSLEQKYANKTLEKNVYQSISTDLVSIKADLLNLKLESTFKSKNVSVSNSSILSATASISAKNGSHTIKVSQTARNSYTYSQFTNVALSEKGAGVSSISGRPNDFLEGIHNVTISTATISATDYYISKDEFSPNNLGQLNKYSGSSLSIVDTKGELTSDLSGNFTISINSTVYSVSVSAVTGDDINKVTKSIEDSLNSQLNSANSTTNKNYLAVRADFNSTSGSWNMAIYDTSLESLTIEAQSDSISQSLGLHNGTSSTTTKSVTTKISKYHVSDSYANLLTKLNDTTAGLIPGVTLTADSSLSDGSFKIAQDSSLNVKAESYSKVTGATVSTGLGLDTSVTGLQNAGFSKTPSTSTNGTFTINGVSITIDDYTALSVNDLIAKINSSGAGVTASYDSTEDKIVLQSNTAGAENITLGDFSDTSDILSVLKLTSADGATKTTGSSSGSVDPTVKLSSAGFTKTVTSGIFTINGVSIYVDASVDTLNDVIYKVNNSGANVELSYDEVADKVTLRSKDSIDKILLGSSNDTSSFLEALNLTDDTTTSSEFGVAGQYAILNVDGINYIRDTNKIDDIISGVTLNIKNASDEYTTIDISTDTTKAVEYFAKFVQHYNQMIEKLSPPEIDDEDEQYLTPLTEDEKNNMTSEEVTDYEEKWKTYTTYNIISKSSELRLLKNSLRSNLLSEATGITGAYKSLSEIGISIAGDGDLSVIKKGMLVKDSTDYDEILSELKNNETFLNALSENPDDVYKLFSENSSTATGWARKYESVINQYVSTGGLISLKIQPFGTIDRQLYNLADRMDDEQTRVTSYLERVWSQFTNMEKQIAQLQEQGNYLTQLLASQK, translated from the coding sequence ATGGATGCACTAAGGATAGGTGGAATTATTTCAGGCCTTGATACAAATGGGATCGTAGAGACCCTGACTCAACAGGCTAAGCAGACATATTACTCATTAGAACAAAAATATGCTAATAAAACTCTTGAAAAAAATGTATATCAGTCAATAAGCACCGATCTTGTATCCATAAAAGCAGATTTGCTAAACTTAAAGCTTGAGTCTACTTTTAAATCTAAAAATGTTTCTGTTTCAAATTCTTCCATATTAAGTGCTACCGCATCAATATCTGCGAAAAACGGCTCACACACTATAAAAGTTTCACAAACTGCAAGAAATTCATATACCTATAGTCAATTTACCAATGTTGCTCTTAGTGAAAAAGGTGCAGGTGTTTCAAGTATCAGTGGTCGCCCTAATGATTTTTTAGAAGGTATTCATAATGTTACAATTTCAACTGCTACAATTTCAGCAACAGATTATTATATATCAAAAGATGAATTTTCTCCAAACAATTTAGGACAGCTTAATAAATATTCCGGCTCTTCATTAAGTATTGTTGATACAAAAGGGGAGTTAACTTCCGATTTATCTGGCAATTTTACTATAAGCATTAATTCTACTGTTTATTCAGTATCAGTTTCAGCTGTAACTGGGGACGATATAAATAAAGTAACAAAATCAATAGAAGATTCCCTCAATAGTCAATTAAATAGTGCAAATAGTACTACTAATAAAAATTATTTAGCTGTCAGGGCTGACTTTAACAGTACAAGCGGAAGTTGGAATATGGCAATATATGATACTTCCCTTGAAAGCTTAACTATTGAAGCTCAAAGTGACAGTATAAGTCAAAGCCTTGGATTACATAATGGTACTTCCTCAACCACAACAAAATCTGTTACTACAAAAATTTCAAAATATCATGTGTCTGATAGTTATGCTAACTTGTTGACAAAATTAAATGATACTACTGCAGGTCTTATTCCAGGGGTGACTCTTACTGCGGATTCTTCATTGTCAGATGGCAGCTTTAAAATCGCTCAAGATTCATCTTTAAATGTAAAAGCCGAGTCTTATTCTAAGGTCACTGGTGCTACGGTTTCTACAGGTTTAGGTCTTGATACATCAGTAACCGGACTTCAAAATGCAGGCTTTTCAAAAACTCCATCTACATCTACAAATGGCACTTTTACAATAAATGGTGTTTCTATAACAATCGATGATTATACAGCTTTATCAGTAAACGATTTAATAGCAAAAATAAATTCATCAGGTGCAGGAGTAACTGCAAGTTATGACTCCACAGAGGATAAAATAGTATTGCAGTCAAACACTGCAGGTGCTGAAAATATAACATTAGGCGACTTTTCAGATACAAGTGACATTTTAAGCGTATTAAAGCTTACTTCTGCAGACGGTGCCACAAAAACTACAGGCTCAAGTAGTGGCTCAGTTGACCCTACTGTAAAATTAAGCTCAGCCGGTTTTACCAAGACAGTTACAAGCGGTATTTTTACTATTAATGGTGTTTCGATTTATGTAGATGCAAGTGTAGATACGTTAAATGATGTTATTTATAAAGTAAACAATTCCGGTGCTAATGTTGAGTTGAGTTATGATGAAGTTGCAGATAAAGTCACCTTAAGGTCAAAAGATAGTATAGATAAGATTCTATTAGGGTCATCCAATGATACAAGTTCATTTCTTGAAGCACTTAATTTAACAGATGATACTACTACCTCATCTGAATTTGGAGTAGCTGGTCAATATGCAATACTGAATGTTGATGGTATTAATTATATTAGAGATACAAACAAAATAGATGATATAATTTCAGGTGTTACTTTAAATATTAAAAATGCGAGTGATGAGTATACTACTATAGATATTTCAACCGATACAACAAAGGCAGTAGAATACTTTGCAAAATTTGTTCAGCATTACAATCAGATGATTGAAAAACTTTCTCCACCAGAAATTGATGATGAGGATGAACAATATTTAACTCCTCTAACAGAGGATGAAAAAAATAATATGACAAGTGAGGAGGTGACCGATTACGAAGAAAAGTGGAAGACTTATACTACTTATAACATAATTTCAAAAAGTTCTGAACTCCGTTTGCTCAAGAATTCTTTGAGAAGCAACCTCTTAAGTGAAGCGACCGGAATAACCGGAGCTTATAAAAGTTTAAGCGAAATAGGAATTAGTATTGCCGGCGATGGAGATTTAAGCGTTATAAAGAAAGGTATGTTGGTAAAAGACAGCACCGACTATGATGAAATATTGAGTGAATTAAAAAATAATGAAACATTTTTAAATGCATTATCAGAAAATCCTGATGATGTGTATAAACTGTTTTCCGAAAATTCTTCAACTGCCACAGGGTGGGCAAGAAAGTATGAAAGCGTTATTAATCAATATGTTTCAACCGGCGGGTTGATATCTCTTAAAATACAGCCGTTTGGAACAATTGATAGGCAACTCTATAATCTCGCAGACAGAATGGATGACGAACAGACCAGAGTAACAAGTTATCTTGAAAGGGTCTGGAGCCAGTTTACAAACATGGAAAAACAGATAGCTCAACTTCAGGAACAAGGTAACTACTTGACTCAGCTTTTGGCTAGTCAAAAATAA
- a CDS encoding HAD family hydrolase: MKELIIYDCDGVLFNSKKAVLAYYDFVCDTFGLTKIDRTNEELVNMAMMKTNEEILSFLTDSKEKLNEMLEFAKNMNFSKFLDLMEPEEKLIETLPKLKEKNYKLSIFTNRGYSLHYLLEHFNIDIYFDFKVTSLDVTNAKPNPEGLYKIFEYFNVVPEKTIYIGDSETDYLAAKSSGTPFLGYKRKFENLDFIKSHDEIFSFI; the protein is encoded by the coding sequence ATGAAAGAATTAATAATTTACGACTGTGATGGTGTACTGTTTAACAGTAAAAAGGCAGTTCTTGCTTATTATGACTTTGTGTGTGACACTTTTGGGTTAACTAAAATAGATAGGACTAATGAAGAACTTGTTAATATGGCGATGATGAAAACAAATGAGGAAATCTTATCTTTTTTAACTGACTCAAAAGAAAAGTTAAATGAAATGCTCGAATTTGCTAAAAATATGAATTTTTCAAAATTTCTCGACTTAATGGAGCCGGAAGAAAAGCTTATTGAAACCTTACCTAAATTAAAGGAAAAAAATTATAAACTCTCTATATTTACGAATAGAGGCTACTCTTTACACTATCTTTTGGAACACTTTAATATTGACATATACTTTGATTTTAAAGTTACATCCTTAGATGTCACAAACGCTAAGCCAAATCCTGAAGGGCTTTACAAGATTTTTGAATATTTTAACGTTGTACCTGAAAAAACAATATATATAGGTGACTCGGAAACTGATTACTTGGCCGCAAAATCTTCAGGGACACCATTTTTAGGGTATAAAAGAAAATTTGAAAATTTGGATTTTATAAAAAGTCACGATGAAATTTTTTCTTTTATATAA
- the murI gene encoding glutamate racemase, which translates to MAIGVFDSGIGGLTVFRTIIKNFKDTDLYYLGDTARVPYGNKSKDTICRYSLECSNFLINNYQIDCLVIACNTASSFALDFLKSKLNIPVIGVVEPGAQLAAKFTENKKVGIIGTIGTIKSNSYYNAIKKIDNKIEIYQNQSPLLVPLVEEGRIEHEITRLAVKEYIAPLVEKGIDTLVLGCTHYPVLKNIIEKIYPNLKLVDSSEAIIPYIVSCLPTDKREEGKRLILTTDETEAFNALKHRLVGDIKLQKVDLKEII; encoded by the coding sequence ATGGCTATAGGTGTCTTTGATTCAGGAATCGGTGGCTTAACTGTTTTTAGAACAATAATTAAAAATTTTAAAGATACAGACTTGTATTATCTCGGGGATACAGCAAGGGTGCCATACGGCAACAAGTCAAAAGACACAATTTGCAGATACAGTTTGGAATGTTCAAATTTTTTGATTAATAACTATCAAATAGATTGTCTGGTTATTGCTTGTAACACTGCCTCATCCTTTGCACTGGATTTTTTGAAATCCAAACTAAATATACCCGTAATAGGAGTAGTTGAGCCCGGGGCACAACTTGCAGCAAAGTTTACTGAAAACAAAAAAGTAGGAATTATCGGAACAATAGGTACAATAAAAAGTAATTCATACTACAACGCAATAAAAAAAATAGATAACAAAATTGAAATCTATCAAAACCAATCACCACTTCTTGTACCTTTAGTAGAAGAGGGGAGAATTGAGCATGAAATCACAAGACTTGCTGTGAAAGAATATATTGCACCTCTCGTTGAAAAAGGTATAGACACCCTTGTATTAGGTTGTACACATTATCCTGTTTTAAAAAATATAATAGAAAAAATATATCCTAATTTAAAGCTCGTTGATTCCAGTGAGGCTATTATTCCTTACATAGTTTCATGTTTGCCTACAGATAAAAGGGAAGAGGGGAAAAGACTAATATTGACTACAGATGAGACAGAGGCATTTAACGCACTAAAACACAGGCTTGTTGGGGATATAAAACTTCAGAAAGTTGATTTAAAAGAAATTATATAA
- the zapE gene encoding cell division protein ZapE — protein MIIDIKDINFNISVEDCFVNLKPHPKFSHCTFENYIPDEKYPSQFYIKETLINKIKKLNEEPTETKNKKGFFNFLRKSAKEVNNKKLNNLYIDGGYGVGKTHLLSACYNTANVNKAFLSFGELCYFFNYIGLEKTAEEFSKLKLLLLDEFELDDPATTRMMAKFFLLINKNTLIITTSNTLPSDLGKLKFQVDEFQREMGIISGAFKTVVVEGIDYRKKNKILNQRIASKSFLDTFRDYKVSKTAKMLTTYKNLMETLIDNHPFKYFVIPSTCEAIFIDGVAPFEQLNNALRFTHLVDHCYYYNTKIFIRSEYDLDKFFKPEIIESCFSKKFQRCLSRLDELAIFFKS, from the coding sequence ATGATTATTGATATAAAAGATATCAATTTTAACATTTCAGTTGAGGATTGCTTTGTAAATTTAAAACCACATCCGAAATTTTCTCATTGCACTTTTGAGAATTATATCCCTGATGAAAAATACCCGTCTCAATTTTATATTAAAGAAACGTTAATAAATAAGATTAAAAAGCTCAATGAAGAGCCTACAGAAACTAAGAATAAAAAAGGGTTTTTTAATTTTCTAAGAAAATCTGCCAAAGAGGTCAATAATAAAAAACTAAACAATTTATACATCGATGGTGGTTACGGTGTAGGTAAAACCCACCTATTAAGTGCTTGTTACAACACTGCTAATGTGAATAAAGCCTTTTTAAGTTTTGGTGAATTGTGCTACTTTTTTAACTATATAGGGCTTGAAAAGACCGCTGAAGAATTTTCAAAACTAAAACTTCTCTTGCTCGATGAATTTGAACTTGATGATCCTGCCACTACAAGAATGATGGCAAAGTTTTTTCTTTTAATAAATAAAAATACCCTTATAATTACTACTTCAAACACACTCCCTTCAGATTTAGGAAAATTAAAATTTCAGGTTGATGAATTTCAAAGAGAGATGGGGATTATTTCCGGTGCTTTCAAAACTGTTGTGGTAGAGGGTATAGATTATAGAAAAAAGAATAAAATATTAAACCAAAGGATTGCATCCAAATCTTTTCTTGACACTTTTAGAGACTATAAGGTGTCAAAAACAGCTAAGATGCTTACTACGTATAAAAACTTAATGGAAACATTAATTGACAATCACCCTTTTAAATATTTTGTAATCCCATCAACTTGTGAGGCTATTTTTATAGATGGTGTTGCTCCATTTGAGCAGCTTAATAATGCTCTAAGATTTACTCACCTAGTAGACCATTGTTATTACTATAATACAAAGATTTTTATCAGATCAGAATATGATTTGGACAAATTTTTCAAACCTGAAATCATTGAATCATGCTTTAGTAAAAAATTTCAAAGATGTTTGTCAAGACTTGATGAGCTTGCCATATTTTTTAAGAGTTGA